The window GAGAGTCGCAGGACTCCACAAGGTCTTGATGCTAAGGTTGAACACCCCTCTGCAGTTGTTTGGTTGACAGATGGATGGTATGCCATTAAAGCTCAGCTGGATGAGCCTTTGACTGCCATGCTTCACAAAGGTCGACTATCTGTTGGTGGGAAGTTGATCATCTATGGGGCTCAGCTGGTGGGATCGCAAGATGCTTGCTCCCCCCTGGAGGCACCAGAATCACTCATGTTAAAGGTACTTTAACATGGAAACTACAAGTTGTTCTACCTTTCAACAAGTTAACATATTGACTTATTGCTTGTGTTTTTTAGATTTGCACCAACAGCTGCAGACCCACAAGGTGGGATACTAAGCTGGGATTTCACAGAGATCCACGGCCattcctgcttcctgtctccAGTTTGTACAGCAATGGTGGGCCAGTAGGATGTGTGGACATTACCATACTGAGAAGCTACCCCATACAGGTGAGTTTAGTCTTCCATTAATTTCCTGTTACTCGTGGAAGTTCAAGTTATGGTACTTTTGACTGTATGGTTATTATATGTTCCAGTGGATGGAGAGGAAGCCAGATGGGGGCGTTGTGTTCCGTTCTGTTCGTGCAGAAGAGAAGGAGGCGAGACGATACAGCAGCCACAAACAAAAGGCCATGGAGATCCTTTTTTCCAAGATTCAAACTGAGTTTGAAAAGCAGGAGAAAGGTAGGAATATTTTTTGCGTGTTAAGTACAGACTGAAATGAGAGATGTTCTAAGAAGTTTTCATCTTCAGGTAATGACAAACCTCAACGCAGAAGACGGACAATAAGTCGTCAGGACATTGCAAATCTGCAAGATGGAGAGGAGCTGCACGAAGCAGTGGGGGATGACCCAGCTTACCTCGAGGTGATAGGACATTTACATTACAGATTGCTGACAGAATTTCTCTATTAGGatcaaagtttttgttttataccCTTCTTATTTCCATGTCCTAGGCTCATTTGAGTGAACAACAGTTAGAGACTCTACAGACCTACAGGCGCTCTCTGATGGAGAAGAAGCAGGCTGAACTGCAGGATCGATACCGCCACGCGCTAGAAGCAGAGAGTGAAGACGGGGGCTGTCCCAAACGAGACGTTACACCTGTGTGGAGACTCTGTTTTGCTGACTCCATGGACCAAACTGGCAGTGGTGtgtcttcatttttcttctttttttttaacttatcaATAATTACTCTTATAACGTATATACTGTTGTGTGTCCAAATCCTGGTtgtaattaatttttatttgtgtttagtTTACCAGTTGAATCTTTGGCGACCTTCCTCAGATCTTCAGTCTTTACTGAAGGAAGGCTGTCGATACAAAGTGTATAACCTCACCACTTCAGATGGAAAGAGACGCAGTGGAATTGAAAGTATTCAGCTCACtggcacaaagaaaacacagtttcagGACCTTCAGGTATTGCAGGAAACTACTGTGTACAGATGGAATTATGTATACAGAATATGTAAATTAGATAGATGATGACAttttctaatatatatatatatgatttgcTTTATCATTCAGGCTTCCCAGGAGTGGTTATCAGCACATTTTCAACCAAGGGTTTCTACTAATTTTGTGAATCTTCAAAACCCAGAATTCCAGCCACTGTGTGGGGAGGTTGATCTCACAGGATATATCATAAGTGTCATAGATTCACAGGgtaggtgatttttttttttttttttaactttcttcCAAAGCTGTATActttactaaatgattgtttgtgctttttaatATAGGTTCCTCTCCAGCATTTTATTTGGCTGATGGAAGACTGAACTTTGTTAAAGTTCGCTGTTTCAGCAGCTTTTCTCACTCTGGCTTGGAAGATGTTGTAAAACCACGTGTGCTGTTGGCTCTGAGCAACCTGCAGCTGAGAGGTCAGTCCACATCGCCCACTCCTGTTGTGTACGCTGGAGATCTGACGGTCTTCTCTACAAACCCCAAAGAGGTTCATCTAAAGGAGTCCCTTTGCCAACTCAGAAACCTGGTCCAGGTACAGTGCTAAAATCCAAAACCTGTAAAGCTGCTGACGTGCTTCAAAAACAGTGTTTATCAGTGACATTGTACGTCAAAGACTGGATTCTCTTACAGCCGCGATGCTGCATATTGTGAAGAAATTAGAATTGCAGTAGCTATAGCTGTAATTCCATCATGGTACAGGTGCAGATTAGACAGATGGATCTAGAAGTACTGAACAGGGACAACAATATTTCTCAAGTTGTTGTTGTCATGCAAAGTTTTAGAGAATACAGTCTTTCACATTGACCtctatatattttatatcttgCTTTACTACGTTTCACACTTAAATGGAAACAAACCTATTTCAATCAGAATTCTTTACTAAAATGGTTACTTGTAAGTGCAGAAGTATGTAATAGACTCATGATCAGATCCTGGGATTATTGCTTACAAGGCTTTACTTTCACTGACATGAACCATGCACCAGctctctcatttttctcttctccactGATGCTCCCTTTGTttggatacaaaaaaaaatgccataacTATAATTTTTGTCATATATTTTCAGAGTCAGGAGAACTTCTTTCTAACTGCTGAGGAGAAGCTTTCACATCTAGTCAAGTCTAATGGCCTGAGCTCCTTCTCTTCTCCAGCTCTCCAGCCACAAACACCAGCTTTTAAAATGGACACAAGACAAGACACCAAGACAAGTGTGAGTTGCTTGCTTTGCACTTGCTGCGGTATCAGAGGCTGTTTAAGACATCTGCTCTCATAACTACTTGGTATTGATttaaaaactaattttgtgTCCTTTATGTGCAGGTGATAtctcagcagccaatcagaagcctTGGATACTTCACACCTGTTAGCAGGAACCCTCCTGTAGCAACCTCTTCCACAGACAAAGACCCCAGAAGCCTGAAGAGGAGAAGAGCTCTGGATTATCTGTCTCGTATCCCATCTCCACCAGCTCTCTCCCATCTGGGCTCTGTGGCTTCGCCGTGTGTAAAGAAGACATTCAACCCCCCTCGGAGGTCTGGGACACCAAGCACTTTAAAGACTGTACAGACTCCAGCTCGCAAACCTGCTGCTTCACCAATGGAAGATGAGTGGGTGAATGACGAGGAACTGGCGATGATTGATACTCAGAAATTGCGTGTTGGTCATTTACTGTAGGTACATGAGACTGTTAGATGATGAGCACGCTACAACTTTACAAAAACTGTACAAATGAGTGAATGTAAAGACCAAAGGCTGCATATGGCACATATTCTGTAGTTTCTGTAGTCTTACCAGACTAAATAAAGTGCAGAAATTGCCTCACAACAGTAAAATCATGTCATCACTTCCTACTAATCTTTTGTAtgctttttttaatctgtaaagTTAAGTAACTTTAACACAAATTTAGAATTTAATTCCCTAAATTTTGCTCCTTAATCCCCTGCTTGTGCTCTGTTTGAGGACAAATAACAGTGGAACAGGAAGTCTACTGTCACACCACCAGTAACATACACAGGCATGTTTTATGTGTCAgctatgacaaaaaaaacccttatgTAACCAAATGTATAAAAACCTGACATTTGTTAAATCATCCCAGAAGAAACAACCAGAAGCTCACTTTTACAGGAAGATGCACTTTATAAGGTAGTTTGCCACAGCGGTTGACAGTATATCTTAAAACAAATCCTGTTTAGAGGGAAGTAGGAAGAGATAAAGCAACAGATTATATATTGAGTGGTTACtgtattaggtacacctgtatCTGTATCATAAAGGTAGCTTTATGGGAGAACAGCTGGATTGAATTTGTTTAGGTCTACCTTAACAGTGGCCACGGTGCAGTTGGTACCCGCTGTACGCCAGCTGGTGGCGCTAACGCACTCACTTGCTTGGTTAGTCTGCCGTAAatcaggaaaagaagaagaatgacgTCACTTCCGTAAACACGAGGTGTCTGTGCCGGGTGTTTTTTTCCGTTAATGTCGTTTTTTCACAAAGTATTTATGCATCCTGGATGTATACGGTGAGCATTCGCGAATAGCGGCAGTTACTCTATGTTTGTTTGTCGAggtattattgttattattattgttattttttttttacataataaaGTTAAGTTTCCACCGTCTTCTCTGTAACTCATGTGATGACCTTAGCTAACGGATAGCTGTTAGGCTTGTTTTCGGTTGTAGCTTCAGTTTATGGACAGTATGGCCTCAATAAGTTTGAAAGTAGGTATACACAGACTGACTTAATGACACCGAAATTCTAACCACGAATTTGCTGCATCAAaattataataatgaaaataactgcatAGGCATTCGGCACTTGTTATATGCTGTGGTCTGTCCATAATATTAACTTTAACTTGTTTTCATGCAGATGTCCCATACTGAATCCTCCTGTACGACCTCTCCTGATCAAGAAAGCCCTTGCGTGGGTGTGGGTGAAAGTACTGAAGATGGGAGAGATGACTCTGCTGACAAAAACACTAAATGTGTGAGCAGTGACTGCATCAGTCCAGACAGCAGTGTGCGggagtgtgtgttacaggagGTAGGACTCACCAGCACCACATTCATTGGTCCAGTATTTCCTCCAGAAACAGCCCCAGTCAAGTCTGACATTGAAGACACACTGATCGAGTTTTACAAAGAGCTTGAGGAGATCGATACGTGTGATGGTGCTCATGGTAACCCAGGGAAACAAGATGACAGTCTTGTTCAACCACCCACACCTCCTAAAACGTATACCAGCAAACAGATTCAGGATGTAAGCCAGGGGAAAGCTGTTAATGCAagtaaatctgcagaaacacacagctaCCAGAAAAGCAGCGGGCAGAAACAGCCATCCTGGCCACACTGGTATCAAAATGAGCCATACTACCCCAGGAGGCTGAGGCCAGGTATGCGCCATAACTCTGCTACAGCCATTCCTACCCAGAATCAATGGTATTATTCTCGACCACTGAGCAGACCGCCACACCCAAGATTTCACAGACCCCCATTCCATCACCCACCTCCGCCCCCATTTGTACAAAACCCGCCACCACACGTGAATCCCAAATGGAGCGATTCAGGCTTGGCAAACCAGAATCAAGAGGAGTCACATTTTCCAACATTTTCTAGCTTCCCATCTTCAAATGTATCCTGTCCCCCCACTCAGGGCTGCTATGGAGATTATCCACATCACTCTGACATGGACGAACGGGGTTGTAGCTACAAGGCATACTCAGATAATGTAAATATAGAATGGTCTAGAGATAGAGAAGAAGAATGGTCTCAGTTTGATGAAGATTTTGACAGGCATCAGAGATTTGTTTCAGAAAATGAACTCTGGGAGCAACCGCATCACTGCCGACCCCCTGATAACACTCATGCATACCACTCTTCCTTGGTGCTGATCTTAATGAGGGGATTGCCAGGATCTGGGAAATCAACACTAGCCAGGTACGTCTGTGTAATCTTGACTTACCTAAATGGgtgttttgttcagtttaaaGGAGTCTAAAACTCAGTTTTCATCCTGAACATTGTATCTTTGTGGTAAATTTGTGTCCCATCTCTCTAACAGGGAGCTGGTCTCCACTGGTCCGAGTGGATTGATACTGAGCACAGATGACTACTTTGCTCACAAGGATGGCTACCGCTATGAACCAGGCCTTCTTGGAGTGGCACATGAATGGAACCAGAACAGAGGTATTGTCTctttaaatgcacaaacaatttatatgttttgtaaatgttatttccttatcaaaaaaagttttcattgcATCAGCCACAGAGGTATTTCTGTAGGACTTAAGTCAGAACAGTCTTTTCATTGTCATCTTCATTATAACAGTATTTTCAGacatacagtactgtgcaaTTAGGGCTCTGTGGGGAACAGAGCTGTATGTTTGGAGTCATTCTCAttctgcagaatgaatttggaACCAGTCAGATGCTTCCCTGACATTACTGCATGATGAATAAGAATCCATACATCTAACGTGTCtcaaacttttgcacagtaccgTATATGAAGAGATGAACTGGTTTAAgtcagaaatgttaaaaaggTTTCCTTTCAGCTAGTAAAATGTTTGCTATACGAGAATAGCAAGTTCCACTGGGTTAAGTTTTGTGGTTTGAAGAAGATATTTAgaagatattttattttcttggttcagtctgtttttatgtttaatccTCTTTCAGCTAAAGATGCTATGCACGATGGCCGGTCTCCAATTATTATTGATAATACAAACATTCAAGCCTGGGAAATGAAGCCTTATGTCAAAATGGTAGGTGGTGATGCCGCATATTAATAGTactaattaactaattaattgtatttagttttttagtgtTTCTTTCATAGATTGTAATAAAAATGTCCAACTTTTTAACAGGCCTTAGAGAGAGGATACAAAGTGGACTTTTGTGAACCTGACACCAGCTGGAAGTTGGACCCCTATGAGCTTGAGAAGTATGGTTTCTTAATTATCATATTATACTTAGATGCCGGTGCAGACTTCGAACAGCTTCACTTCACTAACATTACCACACTGCACTTGTTTGCCCTCCAGGAGGAACAAACATGGCGTTCCCCAGGAGAAGATTACACAGATGCTGGATCGCTTTTCATTTCCCATTTCCATAGACATTGTCATGAGTTCACAAGAGCCACCTCACGTGAACCAGAGACATCGACCAGACGAGCAGCTCCGGCCGAGACaaatgaggagaaacagagatttCCATTAGTTTGTATGAGGACTGATCCAGCCAAATAATTTTGACCTGAAGAACAGTATTTTTGTAACGGTgtaaatgttgctgctgctgcaattTTAATATATCATTTTGTATGCTGTAAATTTgtgtaaacaaatatattttctctAACAGAGTTTTCATTATTAAATTGTCAAGTTTCCAATCTTTGCTTGgaaaagtgaaatgaaggaCATTTCAGGTTGgcattcagtgtgttttgtaaaAACCATCTGCCTTCTTTTAGCTTCCTGTTTTAATCAATTACCAGATGCTTGTTAAAATTGTTTTCGGCATCTTCTGATTCCCTGAgatctgcagagctgctgcaagACTTTTCTGTTCTGGTAAACCACAAGTTTTACAGTTAATTTACCTCTTTGGTTATGCAAACATAACCAAGCCAagaattctttctttctctctctctctctctctctctctctctctctctctctctctctctgttgatgCCTGCAAAACACACCAAATGTGATTTTCCCAGAAGGTGTTCAAAATCTTCTTATGCCAGCATCCATTAGGATGACACATGGCctataaatttaatttttttttttttttttttttaatttaatacctATTTTGTAAATGTCAGTCGCATTTTGCAAATATTTTCCTCAACAAAATCCAATTTTTCAAGGGAAGTCCTGTAGATAAGATATTGGTACAGTtgcatctgatttttttttcgcagTATTTTAACAATTGGAcggtttctgatttttttttttttagctatagGCTAAAGTATGAAAGTGgaggaatatttttatttgtatgtatttatttaaccaTATGACTTTCATGTTTCCTTATtaaaagacaagacaaataGGAAGGAGTGATGACCCGGAATTGCTttctaaataaacacatacCAGTGACTGAGGCGTTGGGCACATAAAGACATctgtttcacacaaacagaaaagcaagaCTTGTTTGTCTTGTAAAATCCTAGTAagagtttggggtttttttttacaacaacaaattaCTGTGGGAAAATGTATAGAGACCTTATCATCACAGTAACAGCTGTAAGTGTGGAGACATCTGTCTGGTCGCATTCATTACTGTCTCACAGGAAATCACATTTTGCCTTTGTATTCCCTCTGGTGTTCATTAAAGCAGCACACAGAGGGACAGTTTTGTTGACTCATGTCTCCATTTGAGCAGAATTGTATGAtccagtcagt of the Toxotes jaculatrix isolate fToxJac2 chromosome 9, fToxJac2.pri, whole genome shotgun sequence genome contains:
- the n4bp2l2 gene encoding NEDD4-binding protein 2-like 2, which produces MYTMSHTESSCTTSPDQESPCVGVGESTEDGRDDSADKNTKCVSSDCISPDSSVRECVLQEVGLTSTTFIGPVFPPETAPVKSDIEDTLIEFYKELEEIDTCDGAHGNPGKQDDSLVQPPTPPKTYTSKQIQDVSQGKAVNASKSAETHSYQKSSGQKQPSWPHWYQNEPYYPRRLRPGMRHNSATAIPTQNQWYYSRPLSRPPHPRFHRPPFHHPPPPPFVQNPPPHVNPKWSDSGLANQNQEESHFPTFSSFPSSNVSCPPTQGCYGDYPHHSDMDERGCSYKAYSDNVNIEWSRDREEEWSQFDEDFDRHQRFVSENELWEQPHHCRPPDNTHAYHSSLVLILMRGLPGSGKSTLARELVSTGPSGLILSTDDYFAHKDGYRYEPGLLGVAHEWNQNRAKDAMHDGRSPIIIDNTNIQAWEMKPYVKMALERGYKVDFCEPDTSWKLDPYELEKRNKHGVPQEKITQMLDRFSFPISIDIVMSSQEPPHVNQRHRPDEQLRPRQMRRNRDFH